Proteins encoded within one genomic window of Sphingosinicella ginsenosidimutans:
- a CDS encoding head GIN domain-containing protein, with protein sequence MRHGLWLIPGLAFVGACSASAGGPERGDTRPGQRDFQVGAFQSVELAGSPDVTVAVGGAPSVRAEGPQDSLDRLEIRVEDGALKIGTRRHGPFSRDYDLGRVTIHVTAPSLNAASISGSGDMHIDRAEANTFAASIGGSGDMDIGALRAREATFSIAGSGNIRAAGSAERSRVSIAGSGDATLDRFQTGDAEVSIVGSGGTRLRASGSVTGSIMGSGDVVVSGTTRCTVSKMGSGDLHCSS encoded by the coding sequence ATGCGTCACGGTCTTTGGCTCATTCCCGGCCTGGCTTTTGTCGGCGCCTGCTCGGCAAGTGCCGGCGGTCCCGAGCGTGGCGACACGCGGCCCGGCCAGCGCGATTTCCAGGTCGGGGCGTTCCAGTCGGTCGAACTTGCCGGCTCGCCCGACGTGACCGTGGCGGTCGGCGGCGCGCCCTCCGTCCGTGCGGAAGGCCCGCAGGACTCGCTCGACCGGCTCGAGATCCGCGTCGAGGATGGCGCGCTGAAGATCGGCACGCGCCGCCACGGTCCTTTCTCTCGCGACTACGATCTCGGCCGGGTCACGATCCACGTGACCGCACCGTCGCTGAACGCGGCGTCGATCTCCGGATCGGGCGACATGCATATCGACCGCGCCGAAGCGAACACGTTCGCGGCGTCGATCGGCGGATCCGGCGACATGGACATCGGCGCGCTTCGAGCCCGGGAGGCCACCTTCTCGATCGCCGGATCGGGCAACATCCGCGCCGCGGGCTCGGCCGAGCGGTCCCGGGTCTCGATCGCGGGATCCGGAGACGCGACGCTCGATCGCTTCCAGACCGGCGACGCCGAAGTCTCGATCGTCGGGTCCGGCGGCACGCGCCTGCGCGCGAGCGGCTCCGTCACCGGCTCGATCATGGGCTCCGGCGACGTCGTGGTCAGCGGAACGACCCGCTGCACGGTCTCGAAAATGGGATCGGGGGACCTGCACTGCTCGTCGTGA
- a CDS encoding RrF2 family transcriptional regulator has product MLSQRTRYTIRALLHLADRYGEGPVQLAEIAEAQNLPAKFLTVILSQMRRDGLVETLRGREGGYWLARPPSEVSYGEIVRLTRGSLGLLPCASRLAHEPCRNCISEDKCRLHRAMLRVRDETARILDGLTLADHVEVEDIA; this is encoded by the coding sequence ATGCTTTCTCAACGGACGCGGTATACAATCAGGGCGCTGCTCCACCTCGCCGATCGCTATGGCGAAGGGCCGGTCCAGCTCGCCGAGATCGCCGAGGCGCAGAACCTGCCGGCGAAGTTCCTGACCGTGATCCTCTCCCAGATGCGCCGCGACGGCCTGGTCGAGACGCTGCGCGGCCGCGAAGGCGGCTACTGGCTCGCTCGGCCCCCCTCGGAAGTGAGCTATGGCGAGATCGTGCGGCTGACGCGCGGCTCGCTCGGCCTCCTGCCCTGCGCCAGCCGGCTGGCCCACGAGCCGTGCCGCAACTGCATCAGCGAGGACAAATGCCGGCTCCACCGCGCGATGCTGCGGGTGCGCGATGAAACGGCGCGCATCCTCGACGGCCTCACCCTCGCCGACCATGTCGAGGTCGAGGACATCGCCTGA
- a CDS encoding peptidylprolyl isomerase, translating to MADDLNTLVLSLDSGGDVVIRLRPDLAPGHVARIKELAQEGFYDGVTFHRVIDGFMAQGGDPTGTGAGGSDKPDLKAEFSREPHARGTASMARTSDPDSANSQFFICFDDCGFLDGQYTVWGNVIEGMEHVDALPKGEPPRAPGKILKASLRA from the coding sequence ATGGCCGACGATCTCAATACCCTCGTCCTCTCCCTCGACAGCGGCGGCGACGTCGTCATCCGGCTGCGGCCCGATCTCGCCCCCGGCCATGTCGCGCGGATCAAGGAGCTGGCGCAGGAAGGCTTTTACGACGGCGTGACCTTCCATCGCGTGATCGACGGCTTCATGGCCCAGGGCGGCGATCCCACCGGCACCGGCGCCGGCGGATCGGACAAGCCCGATCTCAAGGCCGAATTCAGCCGCGAGCCGCATGCGCGCGGCACCGCATCGATGGCGCGCACCAGCGATCCCGACAGCGCCAACAGCCAGTTCTTCATTTGCTTCGACGATTGCGGCTTCCTCGACGGCCAATATACGGTCTGGGGCAATGTCATCGAGGGCATGGAGCATGTCGACGCGCTTCCAAAGGGCGAGCCGCCGCGCGCGCCCGGCAAGATCTTGAAGGCGAGCCTCAGGGCCTAG
- the fdxA gene encoding ferredoxin FdxA, whose translation MTYVVTDACIRCKYMDCVEVCPVDCFYEGENMLVINPNECIDCGVCEPECPAEAILPDTESGLEKWLELNSTYSAEWPNITRKKDSPADADEHKGEEGKFDKYFSPDPGEGD comes from the coding sequence ATGACCTACGTCGTCACCGATGCCTGCATCCGCTGCAAATATATGGACTGCGTCGAGGTCTGCCCCGTCGACTGCTTCTACGAGGGCGAGAACATGCTCGTCATCAACCCCAACGAATGTATCGATTGCGGCGTGTGCGAGCCCGAATGCCCGGCCGAGGCGATCCTGCCCGACACCGAGAGCGGGCTTGAAAAGTGGCTTGAACTCAACAGCACCTATTCGGCCGAGTGGCCGAACATCACCCGCAAGAAGGACTCGCCCGCCGACGCCGACGAGCACAAGGGCGAGGAAGGCAAGTTCGACAAATATTTCTCGCCCGACCCCGGCGAGGGCGACTGA
- a CDS encoding GIN domain-containing protein has translation MRKLVALALAAAATPAAAAERSYSVTDFDRVSVEGPYVVHLVTGRPSAARASGSTESLDRVVIDVNGGTLRIRRNRDYWGGNDGAQEGVVTIELTTRELRSARLIGPGTLAIDRLQGLRADIAVEGSGRLAVANVTADNLSIGLAGSGRIELAGTAGTLRADIQGSGDVDGARLIAQEATLTTTTTGTIALAAARAANVTALGVGNVTISGRAACTVRGPGAGQVRCGPAGALPR, from the coding sequence ATGAGGAAGCTTGTCGCCCTTGCCCTGGCCGCTGCGGCGACGCCGGCGGCCGCTGCCGAGCGCAGCTATTCGGTCACCGATTTCGACCGGGTCTCGGTTGAAGGGCCCTATGTCGTCCACCTCGTGACCGGCCGCCCCTCGGCTGCGCGGGCGAGCGGATCGACCGAATCGCTCGACCGGGTCGTCATCGACGTCAACGGCGGGACGCTCCGGATCCGCCGCAACCGCGACTATTGGGGCGGGAATGACGGCGCCCAGGAAGGCGTGGTCACGATCGAACTCACGACACGCGAGTTGCGCTCGGCCCGGCTGATCGGCCCCGGCACGCTCGCGATCGACCGCCTCCAGGGCCTGCGCGCGGACATTGCCGTCGAAGGCAGCGGCCGGCTCGCCGTCGCGAACGTCACGGCCGACAATCTGTCGATCGGCCTCGCCGGATCGGGCCGAATCGAGCTTGCCGGGACGGCCGGCACGTTACGGGCGGATATCCAGGGCAGCGGCGATGTCGATGGCGCGCGGCTGATCGCGCAGGAGGCCACGCTGACCACCACGACCACCGGAACGATCGCCCTCGCCGCCGCGCGCGCCGCCAATGTCACCGCGCTCGGCGTCGGCAACGTCACGATCTCCGGCCGCGCCGCCTGCACGGTGCGTGGGCCCGGCGCCGGGCAGGTGCGCTGCGGCCCGGCGGGCGCGCTCCCGCGCTAG
- a CDS encoding sensor histidine kinase, whose protein sequence is MIGSRYLVGLVWRLGLLILAALAFAETLARPDLGATRIVAALVVIGSGALLWRHVTRTNRELARFIDAVRFADFSQGFIHRSEGSGFSELGRVLDGAMKRLRDDKHKLIDANRFYEAVLDDAPTALLTVDGEGRVELANKAARRLLVRHKGVRVEDFRDYGDAFARALEGGAIGRPRLVPLVSDGVPQTMLVSGAVVHRLGGLVRVVAVQPIQGELNAIEIAAQSDLIRVLTHEIMNSMTPVTSLAHSAAALMRAADKGADRDVADARGAVETLARRADGVMHFVESYRQISRAPEIRRRAIDVAAWADELAALFRASDRAEGVTLDLAVDAGMALEADPDLMSQVLINLLRNAADAARDHAEAPQVRLAFQRARSGRAQIEVADNGPGVPENLKQDVFLPFFTTKAKGSGIGLSLARQVVLAHRGVISLETAPEGGALFRILL, encoded by the coding sequence ATGATCGGCTCCCGCTATCTGGTCGGGCTGGTCTGGCGGCTGGGGCTGCTGATCCTGGCGGCGCTCGCCTTCGCGGAGACGCTGGCCCGACCCGATCTCGGCGCGACGCGGATCGTCGCCGCACTGGTGGTGATCGGCAGCGGCGCGCTGCTGTGGCGCCACGTCACCCGCACCAATCGCGAACTGGCGCGCTTCATCGACGCCGTCCGCTTCGCTGATTTCAGTCAGGGCTTCATCCATCGCTCCGAGGGCAGCGGCTTTTCGGAGCTCGGCCGCGTCCTCGACGGCGCGATGAAGCGGCTGCGCGACGACAAGCACAAGCTGATCGATGCCAACCGCTTTTACGAAGCGGTGCTCGACGACGCGCCGACCGCCCTTCTGACGGTCGATGGCGAGGGACGGGTGGAGCTTGCCAACAAGGCGGCGCGCCGCCTGCTTGTCCGCCACAAGGGCGTCCGCGTCGAGGATTTCCGTGATTATGGCGATGCATTCGCGCGGGCGCTGGAGGGCGGCGCGATCGGGCGGCCGCGGCTGGTGCCGCTGGTCAGCGACGGTGTGCCCCAGACGATGCTGGTGAGCGGCGCCGTCGTCCACCGGCTCGGCGGGCTCGTTCGAGTCGTCGCGGTCCAGCCGATCCAGGGCGAGCTGAACGCCATCGAGATCGCCGCCCAGAGCGATCTCATCCGCGTCCTCACTCATGAGATCATGAATTCGATGACGCCGGTGACGTCGCTCGCGCACAGCGCGGCGGCGTTGATGCGCGCCGCGGACAAGGGCGCGGATCGCGACGTCGCCGATGCCCGGGGCGCCGTCGAGACGCTGGCGCGCCGGGCCGACGGGGTCATGCACTTCGTCGAGAGCTACCGGCAGATCAGCCGCGCGCCGGAGATCAGGCGCCGAGCGATCGACGTGGCCGCCTGGGCGGATGAGCTCGCCGCGCTCTTCCGCGCCAGCGACAGGGCCGAGGGCGTCACGCTCGATCTTGCCGTCGATGCCGGGATGGCGCTGGAGGCCGATCCGGACCTGATGAGCCAGGTGCTGATCAATCTCCTACGCAACGCGGCCGACGCCGCGCGGGATCATGCCGAGGCGCCCCAGGTCCGCCTTGCGTTCCAGCGCGCCCGATCGGGCCGCGCGCAGATCGAGGTCGCCGATAACGGCCCGGGGGTTCCGGAAAACCTGAAGCAGGATGTCTTCCTGCCTTTCTTCACCACCAAGGCAAAGGGAAGCGGGATCGGCCTCAGCCTCGCCCGCCAGGTCGTCCTCGCCCATCGCGGCGTCATCAGCCTGGAGACCGCGCCGGAAGGCGGCGCGCTGTTCCGGATCCTGCTCTAG
- the mgtE gene encoding magnesium transporter: MSESDFEAPPIGPDAAGEGAPPGPPPPPENRHDEDDRLKSEFVSEVVDRLHGGDIDGVRSLVEPMHAADIADLFELVGRDDRPPLAAALAGLIDGDVLAEMNDWVRDELIDELSATQVAEIAGELETDDAVAIIEDMEEADQRAVLRALDPDDRAAIEEALSYPEESAGRLMRRDAVAVPEHWTIGQVIDFLRAGEEITTDFWEVFVVDPAHRPVGTCLLSWILRTPRRIAIADVMKREQTLIPVDMDQEEVALRFQKYALISAAVVDQAGRLVGMITADDVVHIIQEEASEDILRLSGAGEDDINEPLPQTVRRRLTWLIVNLGTAVIAAAVVGLFQGTISHLVALAVLMPIVSGMGGNAGTQTMAVAVRALALNQLTSSNSIRVFVREFRIALVNGACLGLLLGIAVSLIFRSTDLGIVIALAMVINNLVAGIFGVLVPVTLEKLRVDPAVSSAVFVTMATDVMGFFSFLGLATLWGLGG, from the coding sequence ATGAGCGAGAGCGATTTCGAAGCGCCCCCGATCGGCCCCGATGCGGCGGGCGAAGGCGCGCCGCCCGGTCCGCCGCCACCGCCCGAAAACCGTCACGACGAGGATGACCGGCTGAAGTCGGAATTCGTGAGCGAGGTCGTCGATCGGCTTCACGGCGGCGACATCGATGGCGTGCGCTCGCTGGTCGAGCCGATGCACGCGGCCGACATCGCCGACCTGTTCGAGCTGGTCGGTCGCGACGATCGGCCGCCGCTTGCCGCGGCGCTCGCCGGCCTGATCGACGGCGACGTGCTGGCCGAGATGAACGACTGGGTGCGCGACGAGCTGATCGACGAGCTGAGCGCCACCCAGGTCGCCGAGATCGCCGGAGAGCTCGAGACCGACGATGCCGTCGCGATCATCGAGGACATGGAGGAGGCGGATCAGCGCGCCGTGCTGCGCGCGCTCGATCCGGACGATCGCGCGGCGATCGAGGAGGCGCTGTCCTATCCCGAGGAATCGGCCGGCCGACTGATGCGCCGCGACGCGGTCGCCGTGCCGGAGCACTGGACGATCGGCCAGGTCATCGATTTCCTGCGCGCGGGCGAGGAGATCACCACCGATTTCTGGGAAGTGTTCGTGGTCGATCCCGCGCATCGCCCGGTCGGCACCTGCCTCCTCTCCTGGATCCTGCGCACGCCGCGGCGGATCGCGATCGCCGACGTGATGAAGCGCGAGCAGACGCTGATCCCGGTCGACATGGACCAGGAGGAGGTGGCGCTGCGCTTCCAGAAATATGCGCTGATTTCCGCCGCCGTCGTGGACCAGGCCGGCCGGCTGGTCGGCATGATCACCGCCGACGACGTCGTGCACATCATCCAGGAGGAAGCGAGCGAGGACATCCTGCGGCTGTCCGGCGCCGGCGAGGACGACATCAACGAGCCGTTGCCACAAACGGTCAGGCGCCGTCTCACCTGGCTGATCGTCAATCTCGGCACCGCGGTGATCGCCGCGGCGGTCGTCGGCCTGTTCCAGGGGACGATCAGCCATCTCGTCGCGCTCGCGGTGCTGATGCCGATCGTGTCGGGCATGGGCGGCAATGCGGGCACGCAGACGATGGCCGTCGCGGTGCGGGCGCTGGCGCTCAACCAGCTCACGAGTTCGAACTCGATCCGCGTGTTCGTCCGCGAATTCCGGATCGCGCTGGTGAACGGCGCGTGCCTCGGCCTCCTGCTCGGCATCGCGGTCAGCCTGATCTTCCGCAGCACCGATCTCGGCATCGTCATCGCGCTGGCGATGGTGATCAACAATCTCGTTGCGGGGATTTTCGGCGTGCTCGTGCCGGTGACGCTTGAGAAGCTGCGGGTCGATCCAGCGGTCTCGTCGGCGGTGTTCGTGACGATGGCGACCGACGTGATGGGGTTCTTCTCGTTCCTCGGCCTCGCGACGCTCTGGGGGCTTGGCGGCTAG
- a CDS encoding FAD/NAD(P)-binding protein, with product MNHVAIIGGGLSGALQAIHLVQEGVSQVTLIERGRVPGRGVAYGTGRSEHLLNVPARRMTAFPDRPDHFVDWFEKTAGGDAEAYAPRMAYGDYITGLLAETGDRVTIVHGEATDVVAAADGEHVTLSDGREIVADAAILALGNLRPALPGRIDVAALGDAWIGDPWADLRVEGLGADDMVVLIGTGLTAVDTILTLDALGYQGRILALSRRGLAPRAHEAREPIVAPQGELPSNCVALLRRIRRRSQEVGWRSAVHELRSITQDLWRKAGDIERRRFLRHLRPWWDVHRHRIAPAVGATVDRLERAGRLTFAAGKIVSINPEAGGAAVAWRARGTDRIETVHAARIVNCTGPELDIVRAGEPLFDALLSSGRIQPDPCRIGIDVDPDTLGAIGRDGAASGSLFVIGPPTKGAFWESIAVPDIRAQTDALAKRLAA from the coding sequence ATGAACCATGTGGCGATCATCGGCGGCGGCCTGTCCGGCGCATTGCAGGCGATTCACCTCGTCCAGGAGGGCGTCAGCCAGGTCACCCTGATCGAGCGCGGCCGGGTGCCCGGGCGCGGCGTCGCCTACGGCACCGGGCGGAGCGAGCATCTGCTCAACGTGCCGGCGCGGCGGATGACCGCCTTTCCGGACCGGCCGGACCATTTCGTCGACTGGTTCGAGAAGACGGCTGGCGGCGATGCCGAGGCCTATGCGCCGCGCATGGCCTATGGCGACTATATCACGGGGCTCCTCGCCGAGACGGGCGATCGGGTGACGATCGTGCATGGCGAGGCGACCGACGTCGTCGCGGCGGCGGATGGCGAGCATGTGACGCTTTCGGACGGCCGCGAGATCGTCGCCGATGCGGCAATCCTGGCGCTCGGCAATCTTCGCCCCGCTCTGCCCGGCCGGATCGATGTCGCCGCGCTCGGCGATGCCTGGATCGGCGATCCCTGGGCCGATCTTCGCGTCGAAGGCCTGGGAGCCGACGACATGGTGGTCCTGATCGGCACGGGACTGACCGCGGTGGACACGATCCTGACGCTCGACGCGCTCGGCTATCAGGGGCGGATCCTCGCTTTGTCGCGGCGTGGGCTCGCGCCACGCGCGCATGAGGCGCGCGAGCCGATCGTGGCGCCGCAGGGGGAACTGCCGTCGAACTGCGTGGCGTTGCTGCGGCGGATCCGGCGGCGCTCGCAGGAGGTTGGCTGGCGCAGCGCCGTCCATGAGTTGCGGAGCATCACCCAGGACCTCTGGCGCAAGGCCGGCGACATCGAGCGTCGCCGTTTCCTGAGGCACCTGCGCCCCTGGTGGGACGTCCACCGCCATCGCATCGCGCCGGCCGTCGGCGCCACCGTCGACCGGCTCGAGCGTGCCGGTCGGCTCACCTTCGCTGCCGGCAAGATCGTCTCGATCAACCCCGAAGCGGGCGGCGCGGCCGTCGCATGGCGTGCGCGCGGGACCGACCGGATCGAGACCGTCCATGCCGCGCGGATCGTCAACTGCACCGGGCCGGAGCTCGATATCGTCCGCGCGGGCGAGCCGCTGTTCGATGCGCTCCTGTCATCGGGCCGAATCCAGCCCGATCCCTGCCGCATCGGCATCGACGTCGATCCCGACACGCTCGGCGCGATCGGCCGCGACGGTGCGGCCTCGGGCAGCCTGTTCGTGATCGGCCCGCCGACGAAGGGCGCGTTCTGGGAAAGCATCGCCGTGCCCGACATCCGCGCCCAGACCGACGCGCTCGCGAAGCGGCTCGCGGCCTAG
- a CDS encoding DoxX family protein, which yields MNHLDRYQPIMRGVLRILVGLLFLEHGMQKFLSFPPGPAAGIGPGLGSPGAYAGIFELACGLLVAIGLFTRAAAFVASGVMAFAYWMVHAPQDPFPLNNGGDAAILYCFIFLYFVFAGPGAFSVDGLRDKAPKAS from the coding sequence ATGAACCATCTCGATCGCTACCAGCCGATCATGCGCGGCGTCCTGCGCATCCTCGTCGGCCTGCTCTTCCTCGAACATGGAATGCAGAAGTTCCTGAGCTTTCCGCCAGGCCCGGCGGCCGGGATCGGCCCTGGGCTGGGCAGCCCCGGCGCCTATGCCGGCATCTTCGAGCTGGCCTGCGGGCTGCTCGTCGCGATCGGCCTGTTCACCCGCGCCGCGGCCTTCGTCGCATCGGGCGTGATGGCCTTCGCTTACTGGATGGTCCACGCGCCCCAAGACCCGTTCCCGCTCAACAATGGCGGCGACGCGGCGATCCTCTATTGCTTCATCTTTCTCTATTTCGTCTTTGCCGGGCCCGGCGCATTCAGCGTCGATGGACTGCGCGACAAAGCGCCAAAGGCGTCATAG
- a CDS encoding sigma-54-dependent transcriptional regulator: MTHTKRFGRCIIIDDDPDILLSARLLLRDLFRDVADFRSPEAAMAAIDEELPDVILLDANFGRGATDAAEGLHWLSQILKRDPQAVVVMITAHAGVGVAVEAMKRGATDFVSKPWSNERLLATVRTAAALRASRAEVDTERGRAAVIAAPPGETPLLGRSPGMARVWSLIERAAPTDANVLILGENGTGKELVARALHARSRRADNVLVSVDLGAVSESLFESELFGHVKGAFTDAKTDRIGRMQAADGGTLFLDEIGNLPLHLQPKLLTALEQRQVTPVGGNRPGAIDVRVIAATNVAADRLADESRFRQDLLFRLNTVEIELPPLRERREDIMLLVDHFVGLYARKYDKPVLAIPPDVARALEDYDWPGNVRALRHAAERAVILAEGDAFRAEDFSLSRAAPMPRASAPAPARHDDLNLERAEKQMVEEALRKHSYNISLAAAELGLTRASLYRRMEKHGL, from the coding sequence GTGACGCACACGAAGCGCTTCGGGCGCTGCATCATCATCGACGACGATCCGGACATTCTCCTGTCCGCGCGGCTGCTGTTGCGCGATCTGTTTCGCGACGTCGCCGATTTCCGGTCGCCGGAGGCCGCGATGGCCGCGATCGACGAGGAGCTGCCGGACGTTATCCTGCTCGACGCGAATTTCGGACGCGGCGCGACCGACGCCGCCGAAGGGCTGCACTGGCTGTCGCAGATCCTGAAGCGCGATCCGCAGGCGGTGGTGGTGATGATCACCGCCCATGCCGGGGTCGGCGTCGCGGTCGAGGCGATGAAGCGCGGGGCGACCGATTTCGTCTCGAAGCCCTGGTCGAACGAGCGGCTGCTCGCGACGGTCCGCACCGCCGCGGCGCTGCGCGCCTCGCGCGCGGAGGTCGATACCGAGCGCGGGCGCGCCGCGGTGATCGCCGCGCCGCCGGGCGAAACGCCACTGCTCGGCCGCTCGCCCGGCATGGCGCGGGTCTGGTCGCTGATCGAGCGCGCCGCGCCGACCGATGCCAACGTCCTGATCCTCGGCGAGAACGGCACCGGCAAGGAGCTGGTCGCGCGCGCTCTTCATGCGCGCTCGCGCCGCGCCGACAATGTGCTGGTTTCGGTCGATCTCGGCGCCGTCTCGGAAAGCCTGTTCGAAAGCGAATTGTTCGGCCACGTGAAGGGCGCCTTCACCGACGCCAAAACGGATCGGATCGGCCGGATGCAGGCGGCCGACGGCGGCACGCTCTTCCTCGACGAGATCGGCAACCTGCCGCTTCATCTCCAGCCCAAGCTGCTGACCGCGCTCGAACAGCGCCAGGTCACGCCGGTCGGTGGCAACCGGCCGGGCGCGATCGACGTGCGCGTGATCGCGGCGACCAATGTCGCGGCCGATCGCCTCGCCGACGAAAGCCGTTTTCGGCAGGATCTTCTGTTCCGCCTCAACACCGTCGAGATCGAGCTGCCGCCGCTGCGCGAACGGCGCGAGGACATCATGCTGCTCGTCGACCATTTCGTCGGGCTCTATGCCCGCAAATATGACAAGCCGGTGCTCGCGATTCCGCCGGATGTCGCGCGCGCGCTCGAAGATTATGACTGGCCGGGCAACGTCCGCGCCCTCCGCCATGCCGCGGAACGGGCGGTGATCCTTGCCGAAGGCGACGCCTTCCGCGCCGAGGATTTCTCGCTCTCCCGCGCCGCGCCGATGCCCAGGGCGAGCGCGCCGGCGCCGGCGCGGCACGACGATCTCAACCTCGAGCGCGCCGAAAAACAGATGGTCGAGGAAGCGCTGAGGAAGCACAGCTACAACATCTCGCTCGCCGCGGCCGAGCTCGGGCTCACCCGCGCCTCGCTCTATCGCCGGATGGAAAAGCATGGCCTGTAG
- a CDS encoding DUF2721 domain-containing protein translates to MHEAAAVSTIAHQIQLAVAPVFLLAGIGSFLNVMAGRLARTVDRARDIEREFASFEAERLRLATAELYILDKRTTLANLAISACTAAAFFVCVLVALLFVADLAAVGIGRPIAWLFVIAMGLLILGLLLFLGEVWLAMRAVRLRRDAMPHRRG, encoded by the coding sequence ATGCACGAAGCCGCCGCGGTCAGCACGATCGCGCACCAGATCCAGCTGGCGGTCGCGCCGGTTTTCCTGCTGGCCGGCATCGGTTCCTTCCTCAATGTCATGGCCGGGCGTCTTGCCCGCACCGTCGACCGGGCTCGCGACATCGAGCGGGAGTTCGCCTCGTTCGAGGCGGAGCGGCTCCGCCTCGCCACGGCCGAGCTCTACATCCTCGACAAGCGAACGACGCTCGCCAACCTCGCGATCAGCGCCTGCACCGCGGCGGCCTTCTTCGTCTGCGTTCTCGTCGCGCTGCTCTTCGTCGCGGATCTCGCGGCGGTGGGAATCGGCCGGCCGATCGCCTGGCTGTTCGTGATCGCGATGGGGCTGCTCATCCTCGGCCTGCTGCTGTTCCTTGGCGAGGTTTGGCTCGCCATGCGGGCGGTGCGCCTCAGGCGCGACGCGATGCCACATCGTCGCGGCTAA
- a CDS encoding CarD family transcriptional regulator, with product MATKALSFDVGDYVVYPKHGVGRVIDLQSTDIAGMALELYVLRFEKEKMTLRVPTNKAESVGMRKLSSDKTMQEALATLKGKPKVKRTMWSRRAQEYEAKINSGDLASIAEVVRDLFRPDDAPEQSYSERQIFEAASTRLARELGAMEQVDEKKALEKILDILNKAASVHHKVRVEA from the coding sequence ATGGCAACGAAGGCGTTGAGCTTCGACGTTGGCGATTATGTCGTTTACCCCAAGCACGGCGTCGGCCGTGTGATCGACCTGCAGAGCACTGACATCGCCGGCATGGCGCTCGAGCTCTATGTGCTGCGTTTCGAAAAGGAGAAGATGACGCTCCGGGTGCCGACCAACAAGGCGGAAAGCGTCGGGATGCGCAAGCTTTCCTCCGACAAGACGATGCAGGAGGCGCTCGCCACGCTCAAGGGCAAGCCCAAGGTGAAGCGCACCATGTGGTCGCGCCGCGCCCAGGAATATGAGGCGAAGATCAATTCGGGCGACCTGGCGTCGATCGCCGAGGTCGTGCGCGACCTGTTCCGGCCCGACGACGCGCCCGAGCAGAGCTATTCCGAGCGGCAGATTTTCGAGGCCGCCTCCACCCGCCTCGCCCGCGAGCTCGGCGCGATGGAGCAGGTCGACGAGAAGAAGGCGCTCGAGAAGATCCTCGACATCCTCAACAAGGCCGCGAGCGTCCACCACAAGGTGCGCGTCGAAGCCTGA